A region of the Oncorhynchus clarkii lewisi isolate Uvic-CL-2024 chromosome 4, UVic_Ocla_1.0, whole genome shotgun sequence genome:
GCATTTGATCTCAAGCATAAGATCCTGTGGCCTAAAAGGAGCATGCTCTGATGTGTATAACACTTTCATAAAGCTGTCTGAGTGACTATAAAGTAGGCTCCGCTTGTGTAAAACTTTGACAACATACATTGTATTTAGGCCTATACAATGACTGGCAATACAGCCTAAATAAACTGTAATTGACTGTAAATTCATAACATCTCAAATCCACTCAAAATAAACATTGCATTAACGCAAGCCCTGTAGTCCGATGTTGTGTAGGCCTATATTGAGTCTTGCCAACCACTCTGGCTACCTAAATAAACAGTTGTCAACTAACTATGCCTTCCTTTCCATTTGCTCCGCTCTGAAAGACTGCTGTGCAAAGCCAGAGCGTCACTGACGCGAAGGGGTGGAGCGTTACCCGGACAACGCAGACTTGTTCAACAAAACACGAGCCGGTGAAACACCGCCAAGCACCAAGTTTATAGTCCCGCCGAGAGGACGCTTATAGGGCATATTTAAATGCGTGGGGGGGAGAGGGAACCCTTTTGTAGACTACTGGTCTATTAGAGTGACGTTTTCCATCCACATCTAAACATGTTTATTAAAAGCAGAATATAagcaaaacaatagtttgttttgTACATTAGGCCCATGAATAATAGTTTGAGATGTTATTTAGCTACATTCATGCCTATCCAGGATttataatccccccccccccaaaaaaaaaaaaaaaaaaatgaagtcCATATTAAAAGGCTCAGCTGTCTACATTGGTCAGTTTATTTACTTCTGTGTGTTTTGAGCTGATGAGATACACATCGTCTCACCACATGCCGTCCTAATAGAAATTCTAGTAGTTCTGAAGAACAGGGATCCCGACAGTCACTACGAGGCTACTGCATATAAAGCACTCATAGGGAACACCTTCGTTATGACTATCTAAGACGACTTCACTCGACCACAACAACGGAAAAGTATTTCCTGACCGACTTGTTGCTTCACTTGCTGCCATGCCCTCGCATTACCTCACCTGGAACCAACAGGTACAAACATTGCCTCGGGCCAAAGTACATGTTGTTGGCCTCAGTTACAGCAGCTGCATGGTATTATTATTGATCTCTGTTTATGTTTTGTGCAATAGTTCTAGAATGCCCGTATTTCTATAGACCTATTCTATATGCATTACACGTAATTGATCAGTTTTTCAGGTATTAGTAACACCTGTACATTGTTGAATCAGTTTATACTCGTGAAGAACTTTAGCATATTTTCAAGGACCTAACTGAAATTACATGTAATGTTAAATACTACATAGGCATCGGGACCCTTCCTAAATTCTACCCAATGTCAAGCTGTTCAATATTTTCTTCAGTAAATAGGGAAGTTGCGCatatataaataatttaaactttctttaactaggcaagccagttaataACAAAATATTATTGAGGAatagtgtgttaactgccttgttcagaggcagaacgacagattgttaccttgtcagtgtaaccgatgtgaaacggctagcttagttagcggtgcgcactaaatagcgtttcaatcggtgacgtcatttgctctgagaccttgaagtagtagttccctttgctctgcaagggctgcggtttttgtggagcgatgggtaatgatgcttcgagggtgactgttgttgatgtgtgcagagggtccctggttcgcgcccgggtgtgggcgaggggacggtctaaagttacatattcctgttacattggtgccgtgacccggatcactggttgctgcggaaaaggaggaggtcaaaaggggggtgagtgtaacggatgtgaaacggctagcttagttagcggtgcgcgctaaatagcgtttcaatcggtgacgtcagttgctctgagaccttgaagtaatagttccccttgctctgcaagggccgcagcttttgtggagcgatgggtaacgatgggtaacgatgcttcgagggtgactgttgttgatgtgtgtttcacgcccgggtatgggcccgggtatgggcgaggggacggtctaaagttatactgttacatcagCTCAGGGaatcaatccagcaacctttcgggtacTGTCCCAAAGCTCTTGCCTTATATCGGTGGGGTCTAGATTAGGACTAGGGTGTGCACCACATTGGTATTTAAAATAGGCGTAGGGCCTGTAGGCTGTGAAACCTATAGGAGAATTAAAATATATTCCACATCATTACCATGGGACAATATAGGTCCTCTGGTAAAACACAAATAACACAGCATTAAATCCTATATAAACTATTGCATTGTTGTTGAAAGTAACTATACATAATGTTAACCATAAATAGCTTTACTTTGTTATATTCTGCCATAGTTGACCATTTAGTATCCCATATTCCAGTTTTCACAACAGCCAGTTAGTTCTCTGTTGTCTTTCCTTAACGTCATGTTCCTGTCTAGGTTCAAAATATACAGGTTAATTAAAACAGGAGGATTATAATATCCCAGAACTCTTTGCAATTTAGCAACGGCGCTAGTAGTTATCAATGGAGCTGGTCCTATGAATTGGTTTCTTTTCGGACGCTTCTGTATGGAATTACTTCATCGTCTTCAACGTTCCCATCTTCAATAGTTCTGCGTTTCCCAGCAGGGCCCGCCCATTTAACAGGATGCACCATATAAGGTAAATTACGTTGACGGGATCTCCTTCTGGAACGTTCCATTTCTTGAGAAAGGGAACTTTGAAGTTCTAACTTTTTTTAAACCATTTTTTGTTGCCAATAAACACACAATAAAAGCACTTTTAAGCACAAAATGAATTTATTCGATAGTTAAAAGTGTGTTACAAGTCTCATCATTTGTGTTTAGTATTTTCATAAACCGTTGTTATGTTGTGCTCCTCACCCATTCAAGGAAGGTACGTACCAATTCTACGTCACGATTATTTCCTCGCCAGACGGTCTGCAAGCCTATAAAACCCATGCGAACTGTCAAAGTCGGTAGTCAAACTTTCCGCAGCAGAAGAGAGATACTGTAACAAACGAAAGAGACATCAGCTAACCTGCCAAAAGGATCACTTGACTTTGACAGCTTTAGCCGAGGCTTACTTTCGTTTCACTTGATTTGGAATTTTATCGAGTTTCTTCGTGATCTCCTGAAACGATGATGTACTCCGCTTTCAACACCGATTGTGACTCTTCTTCTCGCTGTAGTACAGCTTCTCCATCCGGCGACAAGCTGGTTTACTTCAACTCTCCTGAGGGATCCTACTCCAGCATGGGCTCTCCCCAATCTCAGGTATATACATCAGTCAATGTGGCGTATTTCCTTTTTACAATTACAATAAATACCTGTTTTATAAGTGTAATAACCACGCAGTAATGATGGATTATAAACCATGCAATTCCAGCGATACCGTATGCAGCTAAACCTTTATCAAATCGTATCTTACACTTTAACATGTTATAACAATGCATGAATGTGCATAGTAGATGTTGACGCATATAAAGCTAGACGCTTCTAAAGTATCACTGTTATGCTCTGCAACAGAGCACTGGCTACACGCTCCTGTAGTTCATTCATTTAACAAGCAGCGAGGAAACTCCAGAGAAGTTAAGCGTCATAGCCTACATCACTAGGGATATTTATAAACACTATGGCTTTTAATAGACCGACCAACCAACTGACTAAATTCATATGCATGAGTGAAATGATGCTGGTGCATTGCTTCAGCAGCAGTACCACCCACCCTCCTTAGTAGCTGACCCTCTGTctatatacattctactgtactgactGATTTACCCTCCTTCTGCAACAGGACTTCACAGACCTGAATTCAGTGTCCAGTGGTCCGTCCTTCATCCCTACTGTTACCGCCATCTCTGCCAGCCCAGACCTGCAGTGGTTGGTCCAGCCGCTATCCTCTGTGGCACCTTCTTACAGAGCCCATCCCTACAGTGCCAGCCCCCCAACCTACACTAGAGCCATGAGGAACAAGGGCCACAGCTCTGGGCGCAGAGGCAAAATGGAACAGGTAATTCTCCTAACTGATCTTAAAGCTGGTCTATGGGACTATAGTGTTGCAACAATGTATGTTCACTGCTTTCGTTTTGAATATGGAAAACCGGGCATGTAGGGTTTAATCATGACATTTGCATTAAATTGGAGAACTACAGGGACttaattttctttcttttttttcttttctagCTTTCGcctgaggaggagaagaagaagcaaGTCCGTAGAGAGAGGAACAAGCAGGCAGCAGCTAAATGCCGCAACAGGAGGAAGGAACTCACCGACACTCTGCAGGGTGAAACTGACGAGCTGGAGGACGAGAAGTCCGCTCTCCAGAACGACATCGCCAACCTGCTCAAAGAGAAGGAGAAATTAGAGTTTATCCTGGCAGCCCACCAGCCCATCTGCAAGATCCCTTCTGATATGGACACGactttcctctctatctctccctcccatgGGGTCTCCATCCAGCTGTCCCCACCACAGAGCATGGTATCCAGCTCTGCCGCTCCCCTCGCCTCCATCCAGTCCACCTCCACCCTCTCAACCTCTGCCTCCATGTTCTCCAGCAGTTCCTTCCTGTCCACTGCCTCCGTCTCCGACGTCAAGATGGCCGACCTGGACACAGCCTGCCTGGAGTCCCTGTCTCTCCTCGTCAAGACGGAGATGGAGACGGCCCGGTCGGTGCCCGAGGTCGATCTGACCAGCTCCCTGTACACCCAGGACTGGGAGCCTCTCTACAGTACAGCCAATAATGACTTTGAACCCCTGTGCACCCCTGTGGTCACCTGCACCCCATCCTGCACTACCTATAAGTCTTCATTTGTCTTTACCTACCCAGAGGCTGAGGCTTTCCCTACCTGTGGTGTAGCACACCGGAGAGGCAGCACCAGCAATGACCAGTCCTCTGATTCCCTCAGCTCCCCTACCCTCCTAGCCCTGTGAGGAGAACTTCAAGTTGCGTtacccaaatggctccctatatagtgcactgcttcgggctctggtcaaacgcaGTGCACttggggaccccccccccccctccccctcttccacaCAACACGACTTCCTCTAGAGCACATTTGGCACTTCATGTACAGTGTTAGATGTGCAGAATGATCGCAGGGCTATGGACTTGGACACACAACCAGGAAGCCGACgcatttgatttgtttaccaagtTGTCTCGACTATAATCGGTTATTACTTGCCGCTTTCAACTATGTAGCAAGTTAAAGCATGTTTAACTTATAACACATAATAGTTTGGGTTTACAAACCGTATATTGATTTTATGGCTCTAGATAACAAAGTTGTTGACTTGTTCTTCAGCGCAATATAGTTATCTTGACCGGTTTGTTTTCTGGTTGATGGAATGTGAActtgtttgtggtgtgtgtatatatatatataaaaaaacatgatGAGCTTCTCTAACCATGGTCTGAGTGGTCTATATCTTAGTATGAGAGTTTTCTGTGAAAACGTTGGTATTTAatttattacatgtatttatttatttatttaaatgaacTACAAAGCAAAAAACCTTTATAAACCTAACAAATAAAAAGGAAATGAAATATTTAAAAAGATCTCTTTGCTTCTTCCCCCTTTGTCTAAATAAACACACAATTTGCACTGAAATACTTTATATAGAATATCGAATAACAGTGTTTTACAGCATTTACACAATTGTCTAAAATTGGACCATAAAAATATGATTATTTTATAaagaaagccctttttacatcagcagatgtcacaaagtgctatacagaaacccaacctaaaaccccaaacggcaagcaataCAGCTGTAGAAGCGCC
Encoded here:
- the LOC139407427 gene encoding protein c-Fos-like, coding for MMYSAFNTDCDSSSRCSTASPSGDKLVYFNSPEGSYSSMGSPQSQDFTDLNSVSSGPSFIPTVTAISASPDLQWLVQPLSSVAPSYRAHPYSASPPTYTRAMRNKGHSSGRRGKMEQLSPEEEKKKQVRRERNKQAAAKCRNRRKELTDTLQGETDELEDEKSALQNDIANLLKEKEKLEFILAAHQPICKIPSDMDTTFLSISPSHGVSIQLSPPQSMVSSSAAPLASIQSTSTLSTSASMFSSSSFLSTASVSDVKMADLDTACLESLSLLVKTEMETARSVPEVDLTSSLYTQDWEPLYSTANNDFEPLCTPVVTCTPSCTTYKSSFVFTYPEAEAFPTCGVAHRRGSTSNDQSSDSLSSPTLLAL